In Ruminiclostridium papyrosolvens DSM 2782, the following proteins share a genomic window:
- a CDS encoding HPr family phosphocarrier protein translates to MISINVKVMNQLGIHARTAAKLVRTAAAFKCSINAVKEGKLYDLKNVRGAITLNGKFGDELTIQFDGIDEAEASETINQLFLGGLGES, encoded by the coding sequence ATGATTTCAATTAATGTTAAAGTTATGAATCAGCTGGGTATACATGCCAGAACAGCAGCTAAACTGGTAAGGACTGCGGCGGCGTTCAAATGCTCAATTAACGCAGTAAAAGAAGGAAAGCTTTATGACTTGAAAAATGTAAGAGGCGCAATCACATTAAATGGAAAGTTCGGAGATGAACTGACTATCCAGTTTGATGGGATTGACGAAGCAGAGGCCTCTGAAACTATTAATCAACTATTCTTAGGTGGACTT